The Brenneria rubrifaciens genome has a window encoding:
- a CDS encoding DUF3461 family protein, protein MYDNLKSLGITNPDDIDRYSLRQEASNDILKIYFRKDKGEFFAKSVKFKYPRQRKTIMADNAGQGYKEINEISPNLRYIIDELDQICQHEQAEVDLKRKILDDLRHLESVVSNKISEIEADLEKLTKNR, encoded by the coding sequence ATGTATGACAATCTGAAAAGCTTGGGGATCACCAATCCCGACGATATCGATCGCTATAGCCTTCGTCAGGAGGCTAGCAACGACATTCTAAAAATTTACTTTCGCAAGGACAAGGGAGAGTTTTTCGCCAAGAGCGTAAAATTCAAATATCCGCGTCAGCGCAAAACTATTATGGCCGACAACGCGGGTCAAGGTTATAAAGAGATCAACGAAATCAGCCCTAATTTACGCTATATCATTGATGAACTTGATCAAATCTGCCAGCACGAACAGGCGGAAGTGGATTTGAAACGCAAGATCCTTGACGATCTGCGTCATCTGGAAAGCGTAGTTTCGAACAAAATCAGCGAAATCGAAGCCGATTTGGAAAAACTGACCAAAAATCGCTGA
- the dapD gene encoding 2,3,4,5-tetrahydropyridine-2,6-dicarboxylate N-succinyltransferase codes for MHQQLQNVIETAFERRAEITPASVDTVTREAVNQAISLLDSGVLRVAEKIDGQWITHQWLKKAVLLSFRINDNQIMEGAETRYYDKVPMKFADYDDERFQREGFRVVPPASVRQGAFIARNTVLMPSYVNIGAYVDEGTMVDTWATVGSCAQIGKNVHLSGGVGIGGVLEPLQANPTIIEDNCFIGARSEVVEGVIVEEGSVISMGVFIGQSTKIYDRETGEVHYGRVPAGSVVVSGNLPSKDGSYSLYCAVIVKKVDAKTRGKVGINELLRTID; via the coding sequence ATGCACCAACAACTACAGAATGTTATTGAAACCGCTTTCGAGCGCCGCGCCGAAATAACGCCAGCAAGCGTAGACACCGTCACGCGCGAAGCGGTTAACCAGGCCATCAGCCTGCTGGACAGCGGCGTACTCCGTGTTGCTGAAAAAATTGACGGTCAGTGGATCACACATCAATGGCTGAAAAAGGCCGTGCTGCTCTCTTTCCGCATCAACGATAACCAGATTATGGAAGGCGCGGAAACGCGCTACTACGACAAAGTGCCAATGAAGTTCGCTGATTATGACGACGAGCGCTTTCAACGCGAAGGTTTCCGCGTTGTGCCGCCAGCCAGCGTGCGTCAGGGCGCATTTATCGCTCGCAATACCGTACTGATGCCTTCTTACGTCAACATCGGCGCTTATGTTGATGAAGGTACCATGGTCGATACCTGGGCCACCGTGGGTTCCTGTGCCCAAATCGGCAAAAACGTTCACCTGTCTGGCGGCGTCGGTATTGGCGGGGTTCTTGAACCGTTACAGGCCAACCCAACCATCATTGAAGACAACTGCTTTATCGGCGCACGCTCTGAAGTGGTTGAAGGGGTGATCGTTGAAGAAGGTTCGGTCATCTCGATGGGCGTATTCATCGGCCAGAGCACCAAGATTTACGATCGTGAAACGGGTGAAGTGCACTACGGGCGCGTTCCTGCCGGTTCCGTGGTGGTATCCGGCAATCTGCCGTCCAAAGATGGCAGCTACAGCCTGTACTGTGCAGTGATCGTGAAAAAAGTGGATGCGAAAACGCGCGGTAAAGTGGGCATTAACGAGTTACTACGCACCATTGACTAA